In the Triticum aestivum cultivar Chinese Spring chromosome 2B, IWGSC CS RefSeq v2.1, whole genome shotgun sequence genome, gttcatggctagttctttggtgatattccagtccttcagatctctctttatggactcctcccatgtcatctttggtctaccccgacctctcttgacattatcagcacTTTTTAGCCGTCCGTTacgcactggagcttctggaggcctgcgttgaatatgcccaaaccatctcaaacgatgttggacaagcttctcttcaatcattgctaccccaactctatcccgTAAATCTCTTCAATCGATGTTGGACAAGCTTGTTTCTCTATGATTCTTAATATTGTTTGTCTTTGTACTTTCCTTATGATTTATCCAGTGATCCAAATAAGTGAGCGTGTACTACACATACTCTTATGAGTAACTGATTTCTTTAACTATAGCTTGCGAGATTATCATTTCCATTTGTCAGATCCATACTTGTATAAAATTTCTTCCGATTAGAAGAATGACCTTGAAGTACCACTATAGTTTTTTTTCCCAAATATTCTTTTCAGAGCTGGCCAATGAACATGGCAAAGCTATGCACTGATTGCATTACATTTTGAGTTACATGTCTAGCATACTGTATATTTAAGCACATCTTTTCATTTACTATTATTTCCTAGCGAATGCAGGCATTAAAGATGCAAGTGATAAGAAGATCTTGGTTGACATGCTGTTCTGGGCTATTGACAATCCTCCACCAGCAAATTATCTGCTTATCTCTGGTGACCGGGACTTCTCTCATGCCATTCAtaagcttaaaatgaggcgatacaATATTTTATTGGCACAACCTCCAAACGTGTCTCAAACACTTACTGCTGCAGCAAAGAGTGTTTGGCTCTGGAAAAGCCTTGTGGCTGGAGAACCACCATTAGAACAGTCACCATACATAAGCAGCACATCTTGTGGCAATAAGGATGATTTGGCTACATCAAGGAACATTAGTTCTTTGGATGTGACTCAAGATGCCAACCCTGAAGTGCAGAATATTTTGTGTGATCGTCAAAGCGGTTCTAACGGCATGGCAGATAAGAAACGTGAAGTTAAGCGACCTCGAGAAATGGAGACAGACAATGTGTCCAAACCAGCAAGCAAAAAGCAGCTGAAGAAGATGATTTGGCTGGCAAATACCAGCACTAAGCAAACTGCTTTCAAGAAACCAATGCAAGGGCAACTAAAAGCAGTCAAGGGGCAGGGCTTGATCTGCTATAAGTGTGGTGATGGGCACCGTGCTGCAGAGTGCACCTTTAGTGGTGACTGCCACGGTTGTGGCCGACAGGGCCACAAGGATCGAGTGTGCAAAGCAAATCCTGACAGCATTGTCAAGTGGCAGCTGGCACATTCACAAGACTTAGTCATGCCCTCACCAGGGTCTGTCTCCTGGCAGGCGATCCCTCATGTGCCTTCTCCACCTCCAGCTTCCCCCGTTGTGGCTGCGTCGCCACAGACAGCTGCTGAAACTCCTTCTGGCCCAACTTCGACACCACCACCGGAGTGCTTCTTGCAGGAGAGTTCTGACGTGTCAACCCCACCTCCGGCTTCTGCGGCTCTTGTACCGCCACATACTGGTGTTGGCGATTTTTCTGCCCCAGCTCACTCTGGAGTCTATGCCATGCCGACAGCTGTGTCATTGGGTAAACCAGACGTGGTGACGCAACCGACATCTTCAGCCCCTCATCCTCCTACGGCGGTTCTAGCTCACCGGCCAATGACAGGACCAGGACAGTATCATCAAGTGGGTGCTTCTCGCCTGTTTCCAGCTTGGACACCACCACCATGGTGCTTCTTGCAGGCGACTCCTGCTGTGCTAAGTCCACCTCCAGCTCCTGTGCCGCCACATACGGGTGATGGAAAATTTTCTGCCCCAGCTCACTCTGGAGTCCACACCATGTCAACAGCTGTGTCATTGGGTAAAGCAGACGTGATGACGCAACAGGCATCTTCAGCCCCTCATCCTTCTACGGCAGTTCTAGCAGCTCACCAATCAGTCACAGGACAGTATCATCAAGTGGGTGCTTCTCAGCTGCAACCGGCATCTTCAGTCCCTCGTCCTCGTACGGCAATTCTAGCTCACCAACCAGTCGCAGGACAGTATCATCAAGTGGGTGCTTCTCAGCTGCATCTGGCATCTTCAGCCCCTCATCCTCCTACAGCGGTTCTAGCTCACCAACCAGTCGCAGGACAGTATCATCAAGTGGGTGCTTCTCAGCTGCATCCAGCTTTGACATTTCCTCCGGGGTACTTCTGGCAGGCAATGCAACTTCTCCTGCAGCAGCGCCGCTCGTGACTTCCGTGCCGCCCTGGCGTTGCAGCTTGTCCTGCACCAGCTCACTCCAGAGTCTACCCCATGCCCTTCCCCTTTGGCAGGCCATGCTGACAAAGTGACAAGTATACTCCTATTGGATTCTTTGTATGCCCTTCCCTTCAATCGcccgagaggaggaagagaggaaggagggCTATGATGAAGAAGAGGTGGAGGAGGTTTTCACTAGCTTTCTAGTAGGTATTTCTTTGTCTAACTCAAGTTATTGTTTGAAAATGTCGGCCTCCAGAGGATTTCTTTGATTATGTTTAAGTTATTAAATTGTCACTTGAGCACCAACATAATCAATTGTGCAATGTAGATTTAAAATCTGGACCCAACATGAAAGTTCTAGAGTATTTTCCATAGATGCTTAAAGTGCCATCATTTACTATGTTTCAACTCGTGCTGAAATTTCAATGGGTTACCAAAGTTGGCTAATCATTATGATCAACCAAAATAGTCGCTTGAGGCATAACTCGGGGTTTCAAAGCATGACTCCATGGTAAATGCACATTGTTGCATATGCATTTAAGGTTGGAGACTTTGGTTATGAACATAATAAATTGTCACTTGAGCACCAACATAATAAATTATACAATTTAGATTTAAAATCTGGATCCAACATGAAAGTTCTAGAGTATTTTCTGTAGATGCTTAAAGTGCCATCATTTGCTATGTTTCAACTTGTGCTGAAATTTCTATGGGTTAACAAAGTTGGCTAATCATTATGATCAGCCAAAATAGTCGCTTGAGGTATAACTCAGGGTTCCAAAGCATTGTCTCTATGATAAATCCCAAATAGAGTTTTATGGTCACTTGGTCACCCACCTCATGACATGTTTTCTAGAATTTCAATGCTCTTAGTTGAATTCTACCTTGGAGGGGCTGAGGTGGATTGTTGGCAATGGTTGGACAGGAGCGTTAGAGGCAAGTTGGGTTGGAGCTGCTACAGCTGCACCTTGCACTCTGGTTGAGGCAGGTACATGCATATTGGTAGTCAATGGATGCACGTCACCATTGATACCATTGGATGTTTGTGTATGTTGCGCTCCTTGTTCTTATCGTATATGTTGCTCATGACTCATGAGAAGGTTTTTTTTTTGTCGAATATGGCTACTGAATCATTCTTATTATGCTCGAAATTCTTGCTCGTGTTTATGGAATATGTTGGAGCTGCTACTGCTGCACCTTGCACTCTGGTTGAGGCAGGTACATGCATATTGGTAGTCAATGGATGCACATCACCATTGATACCATTGGATGTTTGGGTATGTTGCGCTCCTTGTTCTTCATCGTATATGTTGCTCATGACTCTTGAGAAGTTTTTTTAATCGAATATAGCTACTGAATCATTCTTATTATGCTTGAAATTCTTGCTCGTGTTATGGAATATGATGTTGTTGCTACAGCTGCACCTTGCACTCTGGTTGAGGCAAGTACATGCATATTGGTAGTCAATGGGTGCACGTCACCACTGATACCATTGGATGTTTGTGTATGTTGCGCTCCTTGTTCTTCATTGTATATGTTGCTCATGACTCTTGAGAAGGTTTTTTTTTGGTCGAATATGCTACTGTATCATTCTTATTATGCTCGGAATTCTTGCTCGTGTTTGTGGAATATATGGGTTATGATTCATATTTATGAGGAAATAAATGCATATTGTTGCATATGCATTTAAAGGTTGGAGACCTTGGTTATGAACCTCCATGAGCTGGAGGTTACTCCACCAGTTTGGAGATCCCACATGCCCTCACGTGATGGTATGGATGTGGGTGGGCACTGAATGGTGGCACTTTAGTTGTGCTCGGCATATAAGCTATTGATGAGATTTATGTTTTTTTTTTGAGATAACTTACCATAACTTGTGTGTGGTATGAGATTATGTTTTGACATGCATGCACGTGATCATTGAATAGTTGTTGAAATTTGGAAAACATTGTACTGCGGTAGTCAATTGCAAATGGACTAATGCTATGAGATAATCTTGTGCTTTCATACGGTGTCTTTTCATTTGGTTGTACCACATATTGCCATGTTTCCATTGATGGCTAGGTGATTGTTTAAGCAACTTACTGTAGGGGGATAGCACATGATCTGGATATGCACACACAAACACTCACATGATCATTTGCTGGAGTACATTTAGTGATGTGATTAATTGAAGTCTTGTTACCATGCTATATTTAGTAGGTACTCCCgacgttcacaaatataagatgttttggatatttcaatgtggactacatatggactgaaacactaaaacgtgtctatatatTCTGAGAGGCGATTTCCTATGCATGGTGGTAGCTACCCACGCATGGTGGCAGCTACACACCCTTTGGCATAAGTGCCTTTTTTGATATATGAGGTGTCGGGTTTCTTATGGCATTGGCACAAGTGCATTTTTGTTGTTTAGAAAACGACTTTTTCTCACTTCTCTTTtgtcttttttatttcctttttgacACAAGTGTCTTTTCGTTGTGTAGAAAGGGCCTTTCTCACTTTTCTCAgtctttttgcttgcctttttggcATAATTACCTATTTGCTTGCCTGGCTGGTCTAAAGTCACGATATTTTCGTTATAAATATCGTCATAGAGTTATTTTTCATAGTCCAAAATAATTTACCAAAATAATTAGAGATAAAAATTGGGGCCGTGTAGCTACCACCATGGGTAACAAATTATTTCTGATTctgaaaaagttagaacatcttgtatttgtgaacggagggagtaggtcctTGGAAGGTTTCTTTATGAATCTTGAAGAGTTACATTGAATTGTTTATATGGAATTTTTGCACTCATATTGTGTTTATGATCTGCATATATTTCAATCGTCTTGCTTGTGTGTCCATATTACCATGTTTACGGGAGATTTTGCCAAAATTTCTCAGTGGAATATTGTTGTTTTGATCACAGGCTTGAGTTCTGTATGGATTTTACATTTAACATTGAATTGTTTATATGGATTTTTTGCACTCATATTGTGTTTATGATCTGCATATATTTCAATCATCTTGCTTGTGTGTCCATATTACCATGTTTACGGGAGATTTTGCCAAAATTTCTCAGTGGAATATTGTTGTTTTGATCACAGGCTTGAGTTCTGTATGGATTTTACATTTAACATTGAATTGTTTATATGGATTTTTTGCACTCATATTGTGTTTATGATCTGCATATATTTCAATCATCTTGCTTGTGTGTCCATATTACCATGTTTATGGGAGATTTTGCCAAAATTTCTCAGTGGAATATTGTTGTTTTGATCTTTAGTCTGTGGTAGCATTTCGGCTTGTCCATATATTGTTGCTGGGCCTCTTCACTCACGTAGATCTCCACAGCTGTGAGGGAATCCAATTTATGAGTTCCCTGTCAGTTTAATTTCTTGCTACATCCTCTTCCTCAACAACATTCACTCGCTGTTACTAAAAGTAAACGCAGAATCAAAGTTATTGATCAATCCTTCTatgtgatactccctccgtccaggttcgTCGGGCCACTTAGCAAGCCAGCTGCGTCTGTGTTTTTAAGGCCCCGCTGGACGTGCCGTTTGCTTCCCCTCGATGATCCCCTCTGTTGAACGCATGCAGGATTCTGCCGTTTCGGGTGAATTGCTGCATGCAACCAGCTGCACGCAATAACGACGGGTTAATCTTGTTTTGGCTGCATGCAAAAGCGAGGCTGGCTGCTGCGATGCTCCGAAATAACTGCGATCTGATTGGCTGCTGCTATGCTTGAAAATCATGGGTGATTACCAATAATATCCTTCCTTCGTCCTCGAGTTTTGGCTAACTGGAGTACATGCTTTGTAATGTCAGCAGAGTGCTAGATTTTGTGGACTGAGACCTGTTTTGGTCATGTTATAGTATTAAACAATCAACATGAGGGATCATGATGGCTGTGTGCATCACTTGATGCGGAGAGCCAACATGTTCTCATTAAATACATCCCAGGTGGTGAACCTGTGATTTAATTATTTGACCTTCAGTGCTTTGGTAATGGAGGTCAGGGATGAAGGTAGTGGAATGCCAACTGCCTCCTTATAATTCTTCAGTTTGCAAAGGATCCACTTGATATTGATGGCCTAGTGAAGGCTTAACTAGCAGGATATGGTTAAAGTCTTCTTGCCATTCACCCTTTTTGCTCGATATTTTGGTGGTGCCTTGCAAATCATATCCGTTGAAGTATATGGTATGCTCATTTCCGCTCAAAAAATATGGTGTGCTCATGTTTCACTTCATATGCATAGCAGGATggctgttctttttcttttttaatgTTTGGTTTGTGTTTGTGTCttggttttggttttggttttggtttCTTCCTAACTTTTAGCTTTTCAGGCTTCTTTACCAGTCGTTTTTGGTTGAAAGATCTGCATTATTTTGACGCCATTTTCTAGTAAAGTACAAAATTACACGCACATAAGTGCGTGTTCCAGAGGAAGATGTTTCACTTCCTTTGCTTATATTCAGTCAATGCGAATCCTGAACAATTTATCCGTGTTTCCCTGAAGTTTTAAGTGCATCTTTCTATTTGAACTATCACAGAGTAGATTACTACTAGACCTAGAGAAGTGCATCATCTCATCGGATTGTTCTCGCTTTTTTGTTATGCAGGCACCTAGTCCCAACACCTAACCTGCTCTGATGGCAGAAGCAAGGCAATGGTACGGAACTGGCAGTTTTGTTGAAGCGGCGTGGAAGCACTGGCTGCGGCAATGGGGATAAATTTAAGAGAAGGGGGTCACGGCATGGGAGAAGGGGAGAGATAAGGAGCCAGGTGCATGAATCTTGAAGCAAATTACAAGTGCTTAGAAGAtactctactactccctccgtccgaaaatacttgtcatcaaaatggacaaaaaagatgtttctagaactaaaatacatctagatacatccccttttattcactTTGATGACAAGTatatccggacggagggagtacctctgtgcgcactaatataagacgtttttgcagttctgAGGGAATagaaattccaaatcatgtggcgTACGTATCTGCGTATGTCATTGGATTGTACTGAAAACAAGGAGTTACATGCAAGCTAGATCTAACAAATGACAGTTAGGACATGGGACAGATGACCTAGGAATTATCAGGTTTCTTATGACAAGGCTTTGACAagaagttactccctccgttccataatataagagcgttttttatactagtgtagtgtcaaaaacgctcttatattatgggacggagggagtactttcttaATATATGATTTGTACCAGTCGTGATTTATACACCCTAGATACTGTAATGTGAGAAGTATACAAATATAGCTCCTGGGCGACTGTTATTAGCAGTACTGAGCTATGTGGGTTTATTGGCTGCCATGTTAGGGGTGTTCATACAAAATCGAAGTATGTTGCTCGCGTGTTATATTTTGATTAAAACAGTGTCTTCCAGGATATTTGGGGAAGCTTTTCAAATAAGTCTAAATTTTGGAGAAATTTTAGAGGAACAACTCTGGTCTATGTATATTTCTGACATGTACAGAAGATTAATCGCCATGCAATTCCTATATTTTttctactccctttgttcctaaatataagtctttttagagatttcaatacaaactatatacggagtaaaatgagtgaacaGATGCCTTAGCGAAAGGGCTTAGGTGCGAGGCCATCGCTGTGGTGACTAGTTtaaaggggttgagcgggacgagagacacgagtTTATCCAGGTGagggcaaaatgagtgaatctacattgtGGTGGGGTTAACACGACAAAtgccctagcgaaaggacttaggtgCGAGGCCATCGCTACGGTGACTAGCTTAAAGGGGTTACGATCGAGGCAAAAGCCTACACCCTGCTTTGAGTTATATTGCtttgagtatcgattacaagggagcggattcGCTTAACCCAGCTATCGATTTTACCCGCCGCGGGGActtgcctttatatacacaggtcaagGCCCTGGGTTTACAATAGTCCGAGCCGGCTTATACTTATTGACCGACGCCGGCTCTAAGTCACCCTACCTTCTTTGGCAAGTCGTCATTGGGCGGCTTACAACTTCTAGTCAAGCACCGTCTTTTGGTCTTGGGCTTTCAACCGGCCCACCTCGTAAGCCGCCTCCTGGCTCCGTGTCTTGGTTTCTTGGGCCTGTCTAAAGCTTCCTTTATGAGTCGCCAACAACCTAGCCGGCTCTGTTATGGCGGGTCTCACCGTGGgcttatatccccaacattaggccccaggctgatttgaacttgttcatgtcaatcttcaatatctCTGATTGGCGAGTCTTCTTTGGCCCTTCTAAATATTTTAACCTTGAACAGATCTTCATAACCCGTCATATGAAAGGATGATGTCATTTTCATAAATTCAGAAAAAACATTCATGACGTCACAATGGATCTTTCACATTAATCATCCATTTCAAAAATTGAGGCGCCCTTTTTGTTACAGTAATTATGACGCCTCCTCGATCTTCACGCATGCCGTTTCACTGTTCCCACTTTTCCCTTATAAATAAGCATGGGGTTCATCTCTTTTCACTTTACCCTGCCGGCcccacttcttcttcctcacaacGCCCGCCACGACCCAGTTGAACCGTGCTAGCCGCTCCGTcgaggccgctgcatcaacctgtcgtGACCAGAACTCAACGGCACACGTCCGCTCTCCTCCAGCATTGTCAGGTGTCATTCTTCTCTTCCCTCAGATTTGCATTAGGTCATCTGATTTCATGGAGTTCATCGGCATTCATCTAAGTTCATCTTGTTTCTGAATAGAACTCATTTCAATCCAAAAGACGGGGTAGAGGTAATGCGGTAGCAGTTTAGCCTTCATCTTGTATCTTAGGTAGATTGCTTCCTCTTCAAAATCAGTACATAACCTGCTAGCTTTTCCATCACTGCCTTTTAGGTTTAGCAATTATTTCCCTTTTATGAACTGACGTAGATCCACAAATATAGCTGTAAATTGCGAAGTCTGTTTGTTCTATACTTAGCAGAATTTCACCAATCTCGGATTCCTTAGATAATTGACCTGCCCCTCACCTTTCGGACGACTTATCCATGTATATGCAATTTATCAAGACTTCCAGAAATTATTTCTTTCAGTTAACCCGCCATGAGCTTAAGACGGCTTACCTTTGTATTTTGCTTTTAACTTGCCTTCATATTTTTAGGCGGCTTAACATGGCCAAAACTACTCTTTGCAATTGGGGTCCTTCTCTGGTCATCAAGCAGATGCTCAAGGATTATGTAGATCAAGGTCAATTAGGGGCCCGGGAAGAAATTGGCCGGCGACTCAGCCAAGGGGAGAGCATCCCTAATCCTGGCGAGGGAGAAGTGATTGTTTTCACTTACCATATTCTTAGGGGCTTCACACCACCCGGATCAAAATTCTTTCGAGATGTTTTACATTACTTCAACCTCCACCCTCAAGACATAGGCTCAAACTCAATAACAACCTCTGCCACTTCCAAATATTTTGTGAAGTCTATTTGGAAGTAGAACCCACAGTCGCTCTCTTCAAGGAGTTCTTCTATTTGAATCACCAGACTGAGTGTGCCAGTGGTCCACTTCAAGAACTAGGTGAAATATCAATTCAGAGACGTCGAGACGGCTGCTTTCCTTCCGCTATTTTGTTGAGCCACCCCAAGGGTTGGGTTAAAACCTGGTTCTATTGCAAAAACACCGGCCCAACAAATGAAAACTCTTAGCCGGGTTACCGGGTTGATCGCCTTCCCATCGATTTTGACCGGCCAAGCAAACTTATTCCCACTGAACATACTGAGGCTCTCCAATactaccccaaggtaaaattactTTGCTAGCCAATGGGTTGACAGGGGTCGACTTAGCCCACTGCTGGGTTTCCTGGAGGATTGTTCCTCTAAGTCACCAGCCTAATTTAATGTGCGAATACTCTAGCGAGTCAGATGACCCTCAACGATATGGGTGTGATAATTTCACTCCCGAAGAAGACTTTCAAGATGTGAACTCTTTACTTGGGGAATCACAAGAGAATTGCAACAAAGTTGGATTGCCTTCATTTTTCAAGGCTAACCCCGCCCCCAGCTGTAAGTATTACTTTATGCCTggtttaaaaatatatttgactctgTTCTATGGCTTAATTATCAATCTTCTCTCATTATATAACCTGATTCCGCCTTTTGGAAAAGGAAGATTAAATCCATTGCACCAAAAAGAAGAGTGGTCCGAAACCAAAGAAGACTAAGCCAGCTGCCATGGCTAAACCGACCGCTGCGAGCGAATCATTAGAAACCGATGACCAACCTGAGGTGGAATTTGACTCTATTAGCCATCTCTTTAATGACTTAGCTGGCGCTTCTTACACACAGGATGATGGTGCATCAAGCTGGACTGATAATCAAGAGGTAATTTCTATCTCTTCTAGCTCAGACTCGCCACCTCCAAGGGGAATCAGGCGGGTTGTCAGGAAAGTACCATTTTCTCACCCAAATGCTTATTTAgacccaaactttgttttgaagaaGGCTCAATATGACGCAAGACGCCAAATATGGAGTGGCGGTTCTAGTGACCTAATGGCCTGGTTAAGCCATGAACCTTCTGCCCGTAAACGGCCAACTGAGGTGCCACACAGTCCAACCTTTTCCTTACCCAAAGCTGGCCTTATACGACATCCTCTTAACCCTTCTGACTCTGATTACCAGGAGTCGCCACCCTCTTCTGGCAACTCATCTCAAACACAACTGCCTACCTTCATTGTGAAATGAGGGTAagccttttgcttttacttatagCCCTTCAGCTTTTTGCTAGTAAAGATGTCTTAATACTCAATGTGATCACAGGGCCAAAGCCAATGAGAAGAAAAGGAAATTTGGCGACTCTTCTAAGGCCCCTCAAATTTCTGAATCAGAAGAACATGTACTGGTAACTCCAGAAATTAATCCTGAACAGCCCGAGGAACCTCAAAATAAACAAGATGACCCGCCTCCATAGACTGAGGCAATAGTTTCAGAGGCTATGAATGTTGATGCCGACCCGGTGGGTAATCCTGACCCGCCATGTCCTAAACCTTCTTCTCCGACTCCTCTGATTATCAAGAACCCTGCTGATGATGACGTTGGTGATACTATCATCACTGGGACGACTTTTAAAGCGCCCGAAGTCTCCAAAGTGTTAACCAAGCACTCTGCTAAGGAAGAGATGCCCTTATTGGAAAAGGGCAAGGCCAAGCTTGATCTAGAAAGCTATACCTCATTCAGCGCAGGCGAGTTGCAcgcgggctatttaagccgccttCATACCAGTTGCGATATGGAAGCTGGCTTAGTCAACCTGATGAAGCAGAAATATGAGGTACGAATGTATTTAACCCCTCTTTAGTTATCTTGCATATATTTATATTcgtatagcccccaagtcttaactATAGGAAGAACATTGAGTATGCTTGAGACTTGTAAAAATTTCCAAAGTGTAGCCCTCAAGGGTCGGCTTGTCTTTGAAAGATGAGCTGGGTTAAAATGGCAAATTTGATaaatcacttgtagcccccaagggctggcttatcTTATAAAGAAGAACCGGGTCTTCTGTATCACCGAGTTAAAACTTCattgtacattagcccccaagtgccaaggatattGCTTGCAATGTGCTTGGCACTTAAATACGATTGTTAAATATGCACTTAGTCACCTTAACATTTATTTGAACACTATTACTATTTGTAACCCTTGGCAGGAAGCTTTGAGTTTGAGTGAGTTAAACATCGCTGATTTAAAGAAAAGCTTGGAGACGCAATGAAGTAACATGCCAGGGCTGAATTAAGCCTGAAACCATCTTAttgagaagatcaaggccaacTTTGATACAGAAAGAGCCGCCTGGGAAACTGAGAGGGTCAATCTTCTAAAGAGAGCGGAAGATGATGAGCCCCAACTTAAACATGTGACTGAAGAGTTGTCCGGCTTAAAACGACATATTTCTCAAATGAcagcgtctgatacgtctccaacatatctataatttttgattgttccatgctattatattatatgttttggatgttttatatgcattaatatgctattttatattattttttggactaacctattaacctagtgcccaatgccagtttctgttttttccttgtttttgagctttgcagaaaaggaataccaaacgaagtccaaacggaataaaacctttgtgatgatttttcttggaccagaagacaccctggAGACTTGaagatcaagtcagaagagccacgatgcggcgacaaggggggagggcgcgcccctgccttgtgggcccctcgtgactcccatgGCCTAATTTTGccccctatatattcacatatattcccaaaccaccagaagcatccacgaaaacacttttccaccaccgcaaccttctgttcccgtgagatcctgaaaggacatgtggtgcccccatgtgtggttttggtaattgatgacattctctatgtaCTAATGGTtacattgagttatatttgaaggatttttccataggcatttcttgaagtccatgtgttggtttcaaggagtttatgagttgaccaaggtgctattaaagaattatccaaagattggtcatgtgagtattgagcttattgcaagcatgtcttgaagatgaagattgtgtgatcattcatgtttaccttcaagacatcatccaaa is a window encoding:
- the LOC123044052 gene encoding uncharacterized protein — protein: MGEYAAVKTSVWWDIENCAVPRSCDPQLIVQNMSSALATAGYRGPISVSAYGDTHQIAHNVQHALSSTGVSLHHVPAGIKDASDKKILVDMLFWAIDNPPPANYLLISGDRDFSHAIHKLKMRRYNILLAQPPNVSQTLTAAAKSVWLWKSLVAGEPPLEQSPYISSTSCGNKDDLATSRNISSLDVTQDANPEVQNILCDRQSGSNGMADKKREVKRPREMETDNVSKPASKKQLKKMIWLANTSTKQTAFKKPMQGQLKAVKGQGLICYKCGDGHRAAECTFSGDCHGCGRQGHKDRVCKANPDSIVKWQLAHSQDLVMPSPGSVSWQAIPHVPSPPPASPVVAASPQTAAETPSGPTSTPPPECFLQESSDVSTPPPASAALVPPHTGVGDFSAPAHSGVYAMPTAVSLGKPDVVTQPTSSAPHPPTAVLAHRPMTGPGQYHQVGASRLFPAWTPPPWCFLQATPAVLSPPPAPVPPHTGDGKFSAPAHSGVHTMSTAVSLGKADVMTQQASSAPHPSTAVLAAHQSVTGQYHQVGASQLQPASSVPRPRTAILAHQPVAGQYHQVGASQLHLASSAPHPPTAVLAHQPVAGQYHQVGASQLHPALTFPPGYFWQAMQLLLQQRRS